The Melitaea cinxia chromosome 16, ilMelCinx1.1, whole genome shotgun sequence genome contains the following window.
AAAACTCACAGTAGACTGACAAATTAGAATCACACCGTTTCCTATATAAAGAAGACATTTAGCCAAAGGTGGAATACCATTTTGATTTAGTTGCAAAATACAATGCTTTTAAAGTCTGTAAAAGTCCGATGACTGTCACtacattgtatattttattacaaatgttattattatattattaattagttattaatgttgttattatattatctatgaaaTATTTAGGAGATCGCTATTTTAGATTGTTGATTATTAGCTCATTTCACCGACAATTTTTTAGTACTCGAAAAATATGTCAACTAAGCATTAAGTTTATACAATTAtctatttaactaaaataaacaatCGAAATATCAAAAATGACAAAATAGGCACGTGAAGTTGACTGAAATATTGATATCCTTACAGATAAGCTTCGACCACCAACCCCTCACAATATCGCACGCAGAGCCCGTTTACCAAACGATCCAGGCTGCTCCTGTGGTCCACGCTGCGCCGGTGGTCCACGCTGCTCCGGTggtccacgctgctccaattgcTGTCTCTAAGGCAGCCACGAGCTACTCTTCGTTCCAGCGCGtgagtatttataaatattctatacaaaattttacacttaacaaattaaataaaataaaaaagattatttgaTTAAGTTCAAATCCTACTTAAACAATAACTTTGGATATATTCAAGTGAAAGTTTAAtacatccatttttttttctttatgtaaaatataatattttagataataatatttgtatatacaatatatgaaaacttaaaaaaaagatgaaTTTAGTTTTATTCTTCAAACCAAATCAGCAAGCagcaacaataaaatatataaatatcttaataggTAATCCACCCAGTCGCGCATAAGGTAGTCGCGCAGCCTGTTGTCCACGCAGCCCCAGTCATCGCACAGCCTATTGTCCATGCTGCCCCAGTAATCTCTCATGCCACATACGCTGATTCTTACGGTCATGGGTGGTAATTGGTAAATGGTAActtatttgtattgtaaataaagtttattcgtTATGTCTGTTCGTTAGCGCGTTGAGATCATGCCCGATGTGTCGGGGTGgtgcaaataaatatttatatcagtatttacatttgtgttttatttcatctttcataatataatattaataaataacccTGACCTTaactcgtttatttatttaaaataacgctAAAAGATTGCCTATATTCAAAAAGCGTACACTTGAATTTTCTGAAAgcgaaaaagattttaaaatgataaatatctTTCAAGCTTCTCAAGATTAGGcaaatcaaattttaaacactattttcttagaactaaaaataaatataaaataaagcttctttaattattttattatcagtaAAGATCACTCAAAAAAAGAAGCTGTTTTTGAGTTAAAGAAATTAAAGCATTATCTCGTTAAATTCAACAGATtaactcaaaatcaaaaataactttattcaaataggccccaatgGCACTTTcggatcgtcattttacaaattaaaattttcgttgatggtgtttattatttttttctaaaagtaaagctaccactgattcggaatgtagatccTGCAAAGAAGAACGGGTaagaaattccgcagttactTACTAATTAGCTACTAATTTTAGACGATAAAaagtacagttttttttaatcaaactaATCTAAGTATACGTATATCGAAACCCATAacctaaaacaaacaaacacctTTAATGTTCATAATAGCATTTAATATAcagtaaaacaaaacatttaaatgtatGACATTAAATTAAGTCCACGTCTTCGAAGTGACCTAGCTGTAAGCTTTAAATAACTAACTATAGTTTTCTATGGAAAATAGGTCATTACTTCTCATTAAAGTCATTCTGTGACATAAAATCGAATAATAATTGACGTGTATTCATGTGATCGATATATGGTGAAcgatgtaaattaatattagaagaTGAACTATAATAACGGTAATGACTAGGGATGTTCGTACAGcttatttataagataaaaaataataataaaattgtctggaagaaatggctaactagccataagaccggcctcttgtactacacattcttaagttgtctgtattattattattttgaatttgcatattgttgtgtacaatgaagagtaaataaataaataataaaataaatatagtagcgAATTGGCTTTgtttttaaaacgtttattatttatgtttcttaacAGTTACAGGCAACCTGGTAGGCCTGATGGCAGGAACGGTAGGAACGGCTGTACAGCGTTGTTAAAATACATACCTACACCTGATTTAACCATTTTAGGTACTTTAAATAGATCAACACACTATAATaaagattcagcctgtaattttccactgctgggcataggcttctttctccatgtaataGAAGGATCGGCACTGCGGATTGCCAGATATAtactctactatgagtaatgatcgctatcaggtgtatataataacaaaagagAACggtagcttaacgtgctctcccgGGCACGTGAGGAGACCCACATGGATTTCTCCTTGTGGATCTTTGCGTCCAAACCCAAAAGaagtatttgtagaaatacaaatatcaatcccgGATGGAAATCGAACGCAATCTGTCGGTGTTTAGCCGCGTAAATGGCGCACGCGTTTGTTCAGCAATAAATTTACTTCTCACTGTTTACTACTACTAGAAATAGTAactacatctatataaatagaaatgaatagtgctaagcgcataacttcgAGAATGGCCCAACCAagtcggctaatttatttttttgtatgtacctCAAAGCCCACGGAAAGCTTTGATATTATGAGTGAAGTCTATACGGGCAGCtagtacttaataattattGCTTACTAGAAGTTTAATGTAGGACGCTATAGaagttatttaaatgtataaattaattgGTCTTAATCAATAATTATCTTAACTAGCAGTTTAACCgaacatttttaaaatgctACAtcagtacataatataaaacaaagtcgcttcacactgtctgtatgcttagatcttcaAAACCACGCAACTGACATCAATGCGGTtttgtttagtaaatagagtgattccagaggaaagtttttatctataaaacatgcacaatatagtagaggaacactgatagttttagaggtttctaatatgatgtcgtaaatgaacacatttttttgcgcttatattgcaaacgctggctgaaccctacgagatagattaaaataatgtactacagTATTGGTCTACAAAAAGTCCACGATGATATATATCTATCTCTTAGGGATAACCcacaataacctttttttagtatcagcattgcatccggggccgggtcgctagtacattataataaattaataatcaactTACattgaagtaaatatttattataataaaactctaACTTTAAGAAatgcttttaataattatttattgtaccaaaatttattaaatgttatagagatcaaataaactttgtaagttcttaaaataaacgtatacatacatatttgaaAAACGCGCCTAAAACTCTATCAAAACGAGAACTCGTGCGATGAATCCGACAATAAATCGCAATGATGGGTTGTTAAATCGATACAAAAGCACATCACTAGATATCGCGTGTTCGAAGCATTAAACTGTCCTGTGAACTGGGTCTAGTACTATCACCATGACATTTATATACACGGAACGTAATCATATTcatatttccataaaatttttgATACTGATTTTGAAAAACGATGTATAATCATCCAAAGGCTAAACTTAAACCTTagtctattttataaataatttgcatatatacacacacacacacacacaataaataattacaatacatagttattacttaaaatacataatattatttttattttgtaaaaaattacatCTTAATAAGATTTATAATTCTACTAAATGAAAACATATTGACACTTATGTAAGATAAAagaatgataattaaaaataacaaaaacaataatttgtactttGTATTTGTACACATACCATGGACActctacaaaaagtaaaaatatttgaaccaaCCACAGCAAGCTTTCAGTGACTTAAATGCCTTGAAACTGAACACACATACCTTCACTACAATGAGTAATACCGTGGAGCTATCAAAACGATAAAGCCTTTATTGTGATTGCAGTAAGGATGATAATAGCATTAACAAAAGTCGTCTTGATATTGTGATTTGATAGTTCGCATAATGAATGCGTGGTCAGGCGACGGTTGTGATAACATGGGACCACCAGTGACTCGTAAGTTAAAAATCAAAggcattaattaaaatttaaaatgaacaaaTGAATGTTTATGTGCGCGTCTGAAACTTTCTGAAGGTTCGTGACATATTTGGTTGACGAATtgagttgtttatttattcagaaaagaaACACCATCGACAATTTCAACaagcattattttaaaaaagtttaccgATAGGTATAATTATGGCTAACGGATACGTCTTTGTAGACGAACATATTAATGTtcatataactattattatttaaatacgattCCAAATACGCCCATACCAGTATAGTCGCCAGCGCCTTAACGCCGGCGATGGCAGTTGTGGATTCGATTTCAGTTAATAGAGCATAAATATTTGCTTCTGTTCTGAGTATGTACCTCAACTTTGCACCTTTGTACCTCAGAGAGGACATGAAGCAGTCGATCAcggttattatcatagacacctttttattttgcattagaGTGGTATTTGAGATTAAGCACTAATCTTTATCCTATAATGAAAACAGTATTTTGCCGTCCATATTGAGgagtgtgtggctacggtagtaaagaatatagccaccctctctcttcccgtgggtatcgtaagaagcgactaagggataacacagttccactaccaccttggaacttaaaaagccggtcGATGGTGGgattaccatccaactgctggcttcgaaatacacagaccgaagacgggcagcagcgtcttcgttgcgacaaagccagacctgcggtctccagcccggcgtggtgactaagggcaaaatacatgagtacacgccatttttggcgcgaacttgtggaggcgtatgtccaacagtggactgcgataggctgatgtgtgtgttctatatatattccatactatgtaaatattatcaatttctgCCCAAACGAAGCTGCGGGCAACTGCTAGTTCAATATAATTTGCTTTTCATTGCAGTTTAATCATTATCAATATAGTTAACTGCGCAAACGACCCAACAGTTTAGTTACCTAGTTATCAGTCTTCTACATCgaaaatatctatctataaataaatggCCGGTTACTAAACTCACAATCGCTAGGGCAACAGATAGTTGCCAACACCACTGTGCTAAccagtcataataataaaacaagaggaattcgttaaaaaaaaaagaaataaaaggtgctaaaaaaagaaaaaccaccttccaaatgttaattttattaagttacatctgataattctttttttattcgttatGATCATGACAAGGTttatatacctaaaataaataaataaatcactgTTTTCACGAAATAAATACCTATGGTTGTACGAAGTTCACCGAGtccgaatttaaaataaattgacctCGAACATCTTAATGAATTGAATCGACGTAGTAGAAAGTGCTAGGTATTCTAAAATCGATTAACGTAAGGTCGATCAACTGTAGCAGGTATTTTCATCAGCGATTCAAATCTTTGTGCTCCACAGCTCTAATTTGTAAACAATTCATAGTGTATGAAAGGCATGAAAAGCTAATTGTTATAGGTTGAAGTTCTCGAAATAttgtaacatcaaataattggaataaaatTAGGTAATGAGTacttcaataattataattgaactaaagtaagaaataaaaatagctatttttataatcgactatatacttttttaataggTTAGAAATACAAAACCGAAAAACGGCTCTATTATACGGCTATCGAGAAAGGGTTATATATCTCACAGGTAGGATTAGCTTTTGGTTTTTTAACAACGAAATTATAAAACGgtgtaatatttacatagacgaaggtcatcatcatcacttcagtctatcacagtccactgctggacataggacaagttcgcgccaaaaatggcgtgaactcatgtgtattgcccatagtcaccacgctggacaggcgagTTGATCACctactatattataatttagataAGGTACAGCAGAAAATAGCTGGgaggccatccataaattacgccACACAAATTTCACGATTTTCAGACCTCTCCCCTATCCTTGTCATAGATGGCCATATTTTTACCCTCCTTACCTAGTATGACATCACATATTTTGCATTTGTCAACtgtaaagtattatttattaaattaaaacatcagatttgacattatttttattttcatgtaaCTAGCAAATAGATATATTCTATTTTGAAATATGATATCACAAAATTTTGAACTCCTCCCCACCCCTTGTCACATAATGTCACATTTCATCGACCCTCCCTCTGTTCTCTGTCTGGTTGGCTCAAAAGGTGAAGCAGCCCAATTGAAGAGTGAAGCACCTTCTGAAGATTAaaaccaaataatactgctctcaattaGTGTAGTAATGGTTGGTGCCTTTGGTATAATATGTTAAGTTAAAATAGAGCTCCAGGAGAGATACACTGTGTTTTCTAGAGTCGGCAATGAAATCTTTATCCTCCCAGTTTTGCAGTTGCTAGGCATTTCTCTGTAAATTGGGAAACTTTAAGCCTATTTTTGTCTCGTCAGTTATactagtaagttttttttttaatatgtattatatattttttaaattattatcatcagGCAAACTTAAAAAACATGCGAACCACTACGTAGATGTgaagtttaattgtattaaatgttatttagtcAGTTTTAAACAAGAGTCTCTGAGTAAAATTAATGTGAAAATAAGCAATAGTTTTTTTAAGTGTACTATTTAATTAAAGAGTGGATTCCTCTGATATTGTCACTAACaaaaaaacacatattttaaatattaaaagtatttttttttaataattgtgagATTGAGCTTGACTGTTTTTTGATATGCGGGGgagtgttttttaaatattacataatcgCTTTTGctgtaataaactttattttaacgGATATTCTACAAATGATAAATTAGGTGATTATCTTTTTGgtacaaattttaaaacttactaTATCAGCCTGAGACAGTGAGTTGCAtagtttacaaaaaattacCCAGGTTACAATCAACGGCTGGTGGGATGATCTTGCATCGAGAGTTCAGAATCATTCATACCAGACAAATAAACACTTAGAATTCGATGATATCCAGCATAGACTACGTGTAATGCCCAGTCATTGTGACCCTTGCCCCAACCCAATCATTtgacaagacaagacaagaaaattatttagtgattgataatattaattaatatataatatataggtattttattattaataatttttcactcTGGTTTCCCTTTAAAATGCATAAATCTTTGGCCTTTTACTAAAGATTGATAATAATTCCATAGAACAAGATCCTAAAATGGCAAGATCATATGTCTTttcatgaaaacaaaaaaaaaatacggaaGCACTCCACTATGGGTAAAAATATTAAGCTGTAATGAAAAGTCGGTTACGGTGGCTTTGACAAATGTGTGTCAGTACTTCCTTTATCTACATAAGCACCTACGGGTAGATTGAACTATGCTTTAATGGAAATGGAACTTTTGGTGCGAGTGCCACAGCTTCAATTGTCTCTGCAATTCATATGAAATTATGGTGTTATgaaataattagaaatattatattttgagt
Protein-coding sequences here:
- the LOC123661142 gene encoding cuticle protein 70, isoforms A and B-like translates to MRSLVLFALLSVAAAKPTPGYLSGWDAPSISFDHQPLTISHAEPVYQTIQAAPVVHAAPVVHAAPVVHAAPIAVSKAATSYSSFQRVIHPVAHKVVAQPVVHAAPVIAQPIVHAAPVISHATYADSYGHGW